The genomic DNA attttcatattttgtgtcTCTACAATTCTTGCTTTTGAATTCATACGCTCTTTGTCGCCATGTCGTAGTTAAACTTTCATTCTTTATCTTCATCATTCACGCTGAGTAGCATAGTAGCACTGAAACACACTGGTCACTGTAGGCCTTTTGTTCATCACTGAGACAGATTagacacttttgcattttaCCATTTCATTGATAGCACGTCTATGAATGTCCCATTTCAATGTCCCGTCATCACCAACCTCTTTGAGAGTGAATTTTGCACTTGCAAGGCCAAAATCGTTTTGCAATGGAAAGTTATTTTGGCTGGTAGTTTTGGATATTATGTTTTGGGTAAAATGATGCCTTCACAAGTTGATCAGAACAGATGTGCTGGTTATGAATTTCTTGAGGTACTACCGTCAATATGTGTAATAATGACATGGTAAAAGTGTGACATTTAACAGCGTTGTCTTCACCCCAGTCAGTGATCCAGCATCTAGTTGCCTCAGCATTCGATTGCAcctgaataaaatgtaatggcTATGTCAAATGTCAAATCATAACATCATAAAGAACTCAGAGGGACAAAGTTGACAACTAGTTTAAATGCCCAAAGAGATAATGGACTTAACCCCAATAGATCCATAAGTTTGTTACAGTAGCTTTACTTCAAAAAGAGCATTTAGAATAATAGTCAAGAGAGCAAACAGCATTTTTATTCAGTAGTATTTTAGAATTGTAGGTCAGAGCAATGACCTGCACATCCACACCCACATGTGTTAGGAGGCCTGTCTTTTGGTCAAATTCTCTCTACTTGCTTTGCATATCTGATTTGCCAATCTTCATAACtgcaaacattttctgtcattgcTTTCCAGACGCCACAGAAGGTGAGGCAGAGGAGACGTCTGTCACCATGAATATGTTGACACTTTCAGGTTTTGTTCCTTTTCTGGCCTGTCTTTTGCCTCTGATCTCTGCGACGGTGGTTCAAGATTTTAATCACATAGAGAGATGCAAGGACTCCCTGTACATGGGGACACCACCGCGGGGGTTCACCGACACCAAACTGAAGAAGATCTGTCAACGTTACGCGGACAGACCTCGCTTCGTGACCCTGTACGACCCCCAAAAGCGGATTCCGGTTTACTCAGCTTATACCTTCaagaagacagagggagacagacgtGTGGACTACCCTTGGATGTATGAGCCACAGGTCAGATACTTGTCTTTGAGTTGTAGTTCAGATGTGCTTTCAAAAATGCCAAAAACCTCATTCATACTCAATCATTTAAACCATTGTTTAACCAGGTAGCTCACACTGGGTATAATATcgctttttaaaaagatgtcaaGAGGCAAAGAGGCCTAATAGACAATACTGGCTTTGCATTGTTTCCTTGCATATCAAAGAACCGTGTCTATGTCTAGGTCTTTGCTCTGTGTCTCCACAGCTGGCAGAAATCGATGGCAATGGAAACATGCAGTCCTTCCCCACTGGCTACCTGCACATGAAGTTTGAGGACAGCCAGGCGGTCCTGGACGACTACTCTGATGTGGTCCTGTACGAGAGAGGTCACCTGAACCCGGACCAGCACCAGTCCACCTCACACGACCGCGCCTCCACATACACTCTGACCAACGTGGTGCCGGAGATACGCGAGTTCAACATTGGGCCCTGGCGTGAGTACGAGGAGCGCATCCGCGTGCGCCTCAACAACTTCTGCCGCGGCACGGCCTACATCGTGACCGGCGTGACCACCAGAGGCAACATGATCCGCAGGAACAACCAGGACCGCGTGGCCATCCCCGAAGACGTGTGGTCCGCGTACTGCTGCACCGAATACGACCGCAACTCACCGCACGACGTTCGCATCCGCTTCCCTTCCTACGGGGTCTTGGCCAAAAATGCCAAGGAGGGCAACAGCGTGCACGAGATGCCCGTCCAGGAACTTGAGATCCTCCTGAAAAGTAATTTGGATGTTGACCAGGACCTTCAGATATTCTATGACAACTGCAtctctccctcacccctccctttaTACCTCCAACACACTATCTGAAAGCCTTAAGAGTGCATGTTGGTCAGGCTACTTACttttcaatattcaatatttataatGGGGATTTGTGATGAAgagcattgaaaaaaaaatcccatagGCTTTTGATCATAACTCTctgttataattattaaaatgtatcttgCAGCTCAGTTattattttggggaaaacagagttggttgtgcatgattttaaaacgtttttgtgttcattcattATCTCTCCTTTTTCAAAAAGCGTGACACACAGGAGAGCTGCATTGTTGGGAGAGGGATTATTATCTAATGCTGATGTGTGGGAGGTTAAGTAAATTGtctcatttaataaaatatcttaatttaCCGGTCTTTATTGTGATTGTTATTTGTCATTTACTATAAATTCTTGAAACTTGTCAATGTAAAGCTGGTGTAAACATATAAATAGCTTCCTTTCATCCTACTCCTGCGTATATGTGAGTTTGAATCTTGGGTCAGTTATGAAAATTGGATTTGACTTTTATCTGGTTTTAGTATCTTTAATCATTTAGTTAATCTActgtaataaaagtattttgaatataataaaacatgcatatgGTTGCATAACTTGTTGGAGAGGTCTTTGGGTTTTAGACTTCCAACATGATTTGAGAATCATTACAAACCGACCATTTGATCATTTCAAGCTAAGACAATGAGAATAATGTTTGGGTAtccaataaaaaatgtcaaatgttaccatgtttttttttggttcaatGTGATGCTTCAGATatctttttgttaaatgtttgtgatgtttcAGCTTGCAATTCCAAAGAGGAAGATGCTTTTTGAGCTGTTAGAGAATCATCAACCATCATCCCaaaatcattttg from Anoplopoma fimbria isolate UVic2021 breed Golden Eagle Sablefish chromosome 24, Afim_UVic_2022, whole genome shotgun sequence includes the following:
- the LOC129113931 gene encoding endonuclease domain-containing 1 protein, with translation MNMLTLSGFVPFLACLLPLISATVVQDFNHIERCKDSLYMGTPPRGFTDTKLKKICQRYADRPRFVTLYDPQKRIPVYSAYTFKKTEGDRRVDYPWMYEPQLAEIDGNGNMQSFPTGYLHMKFEDSQAVLDDYSDVVLYERGHLNPDQHQSTSHDRASTYTLTNVVPEIREFNIGPWREYEERIRVRLNNFCRGTAYIVTGVTTRGNMIRRNNQDRVAIPEDVWSAYCCTEYDRNSPHDVRIRFPSYGVLAKNAKEGNSVHEMPVQELEILLKSNLDVDQDLQIFYDNCISPSPLPLYLQHTI